The window GTACTCCAACAATTCATCTCCCATTTCAGGAATGGTTTTTTCGCCCGAAATAATTCCTCCTGTATTGACATCAATAATGTCAGCCATTTTTTCAGAAAGCTTATGATTGGAAGAAACTTTAATCACAGGGGTAATGGGATTGCCTGTAGGGGTGCCCAAGCCGGTAGTAAATAAAATAATGTTGGCACCGGAACCTGCCATGGCTGTGGTACTTTCTACATCATTGCCGGGGGAGCATAGCAAACTTAAACCGGGTTTAGTGACAATCTCAGTATAGTCGAGAATATCAACTATGGGGGAGGTGCCACCTTTTTTGGCAGCTCCGGCTGATTTTATTGCATCTGTAATCAGACCATCTTTGATATTTCCGGGACTGGGATTCATATCGAAACCTGAACCTACAGCTTCAGCTGAAGCTGCATAAGCACGCATCAATCGGACAAACTTCTCAGCATTTTCATCAGTAGTGCACCTATTGATCAATTCTTGTTCTACACCGCAGAGCTCGGGAAACTCAGAAAGAATGGTTTTACCTCCCAAAGCAGCCATTATATCAGAGACTTGACCCAAAGATGGGTTGGCAGAAATTCCTGAAAATCCATCAGATCCTCCACATTCCAGTCCTATTGTCAATTGACTCAAAGGAGCTGGTTTTCTCTCCAATTGATCTGCTTCTGTCATCGCCAAGAAAGTGGATTGAATGGCTTTGGTAAGTAATTGGGGTTCTGTACCTTCTTCCTGCTGTTCTAAAATGATTACAGGTTTTTTAAAGTCCGGATCGATATTGGCCAATTTTTCTTTAAGGATTGCAGGTTGAGCATTTTGACAACCCAAGCTCAAAATAGTGGCCCCAGCTACGTTTGGATTATTGATATAGCCTGCAATCAAAGCACAGAGTGCTTCAGAGTCTTGTCTAGTGCCCCCACAACCGCCATTGTGCGTGAGGAATTTTATTCCATCAATGTTTTTAAAAAGCTTATCCTCACCGACTTGTTCCAAGGTTTCAACGCCAACTTGTTTCAAACCTTCTTTGTCACCCTCCAAGTAAAGTTGCTTCATTTGCTTTACAAAGGACTTGTAGGGGTTGGGTTTAGCAAAACCTAATTCCTCTACAAAGGCTTGTTTCATGATTTCCACATTCCGGTTTTCACAAAAAACCAATGGTACCACCAGCCAATAATTGGCAGTTCCAACTTGTCCGTCAGGTCTATGGTATCCATCAAATGTTCGGTTTTTCCATTTACTGACGTCTGGTGCATTCCATTTAAAATCTTTCCTTTTGCCGGTGTAAGTTGCTGTCTGATGGGCCAAGTTAGTGGTAGTAATCACCTCTCCTGAGGCAATCGGGGATAAGGCTTTACCTACAATAATACCATACATGTACACCTGATCACCTTGGTCCAGATCAGTAATGGTAAATTTGTGTTTGGCAGAAACACTATTTTTTAATGTAATTTCATTGTTTTCAAATTGGATAATTTCGCCTTTTTTAAGGTCCGTTAACGCAACCAAAACGTTGTCGTCGGGATGAATTCGTAAAACTTTATGCACCATTTCAATTATTTGATTATCTTGAGCAATCGATTGCACAATTTAGAAATAAATTAAAAGAAAAGAGGCTCAGGGCTTCTTTTTTTTTGATTCCCCATTAATTTTGACGGTTAATTGTAGGATTTTCAATTTTAGGTCAGAAAGAAAAGTGATGGTTTAGGAATGATTACGATAAAAGTAAAGGGAAAAATTTGGAAAAGGATTTTTTAATAATAATCATGCTAAAGTATTATTAATCAGTGAATAGATATTAAGGTGTGTATTTTTGGCATTTCCTTCTTTAATATTTGCCTAGAGATAATGTGCTTGAATTATTGTAATAAAAGTTAATTCACATAATTTTAAGAAGTAAAATAATAGAAACCCAAATAAGATTGCAATTCATATGCTGAAATTAAAAAAGACAAATTTCCCAATCTACCTCAGTATGCTGCTTTTGGCAGCCCTACTGGTGAGCTGCTCAAAACCCGGAGGGGTTAGGGTATTAAAGCTCGGCCATGGATTGGATACCAGCCACCCGGTTCATGCAGCCATGCTTTATTTAGCAGAAAAAGCCGAAGAAAAATCCAATGGAGAAATGATTGTTCAAGTTTACCCCAACCAACAATTAGGAACGGAGAGGGAACTTGTGGAGTTGCTACAAATTGGTAGCTTGGCCATGACCAAAGTTTCTACTGCTGCCATGGAGGGATTTGCTCCCGAAATTAAAATACTAGGACAACCTTATTTATTCAAGGATGATGCTCAACAAGCTAGGGTTTTGGAAGGCCCCATAGGGAAGCAACTTTTGGCTGCCGGAGAGAAATATTGGTTGAAAGGCTTGTGTTTTTACGATGGTGGTAAACGAAGTTTTTATACCAAAGACAAACCTGTAATGGTTCCTCAAGATATTGAGGGATTGAAAATTAGGGTCATGGAAAGTCCTACTGCAGTAAATATGGTGCAGAGCTTTGGTGGTTCGCCCACTCCTGTATCCTTTGGTGAACTATATACGGCATTGCAACAAGGGATTGTGGATGGGGCAGAAAATAACCCGCCCAGCTTTGTTACTTCCCGCCATTATGAAGTATGTAAATATTATTCTTTAAATGAACATACGGCTATTCCCGATATGATGATTGTTAGTACCAAAGTTTGGGACCTTTTATCCGAGGAGGAAAAAACATGGTTGCAAGAGGCTGCTGATGAATCGGCTGTTTATCAGTACAAACTATGGGAAGAATCTGTTGCTGAATCAATGAAGATTCTAGAAGAAGCCGGTGTGGAGGTTTTACATCCCGACAAAGAGCCTTTTAGAAAAGAGGCAGAAAAGGTCTATGAATTAATGGAAGAAACGGATCCGGAAATGTATAAATTGGTACAAGAAATCAGAAAATATTAAGCGATGGTCAGTTTTAAATCAAAGTTAGATAAAGTTGTAGGGGTCATGCTTATGGTCATAATGGCTGTAATGGTGATGAATGTAACCTGGCAGGTCTTTTCCAGGTACGTTATCCAATCTCCAAGTTCGTTTACAGATGAGCTTTCGAGGTATTTGTTGGTTTGGCTAGGTATGCTAGGGGCTGCTTATGTGGCCGGCCAAGGTAATCACTTGGCAATTGATATATTGCCAACCAAATTGACAGGAGAAGCAAAAAGAAAATTATTGATGGTCATCAATGTGGTAATAATATTATTTGTAATTCCTGTGATGATTATGGGAGGGACCAATTTGGTTTATATAACTTTTATTTTGGAACAGAAATCCGCGACCCTTCAATTGCCATTGGCTTATGTGTATATGATGATCCCATTCTCAGGTTTATTGGTTCTTTTTTATCAACTGGTAGACCTTAAAATATTAATGAACCAAAAGAATTCCCAAAATAGCTAAACCATGGAAGAATATTTAAGCATACTTATACTGATTGTTAGTTTTATTATTCTGATGGGCATAGGGGTGCCTGTTGCTTGGGCCCTGGGGTTTTCAAGTTTTCTTACCCTAACGGTCACCATTGCCTCAGTTCCTTCCGCCACCACAATTGCCCAAAGAATGGGAGTGGGGCTGGATAGTTTTGCCTTACTTGCCATTCCATTTTTTATCTTAGCAGGTGAAATTATGAACAAAGGAGGAATAGCCAACCGACTAATTGATTTGGCGAAGGCCATGACTGGAAGGCTTCCTGGTGGCTTATTGTACGTAAATGTTATTGCAGCCATGCTATTTGGAGCCATTGCAGGATCTGCAGCAGCAGCGGCTTCGGCCATTGGAGGAATTTTGGGTCCTCGTATGGAAAAAGAAGGTTACCCAAGAGAACTTGGCGCCTCTGTAAATATTACTGCCTCTACCACCGGTTTGATTATTCCTCCATCGAATGTGCTTATCGTTTATTCTTTAGCCAGTGGAGGTGTTTCTATTGCAGCATTATTTATCGCAGGTTATATTCCCGGTTTGCTCATTGGGATGTTCTTGATGATTACTGCAGCAATCTTTATTAAAAAGCACAAGCTTAAGCCCGGAGAGCCCACCAGTGTTAAAGAATTGGCCTCCAAATTTTTGGCAGCCTTTCCTAGCCTAATGCTTTTGGTTGTGGTGATTGGGGGGATTGTCATTGGGGTATTTACTGCTACAGAAGCTTCTGCTATTGCTGTTGTTTATACTTTGGTCCTTTCCTTTATATATGGTGAAATAAAACTAAGTAACCTTCCGGCCATCTTATTGAAAAGTTCAGAAACCACAGCCATAGTGATGTTACTGATCGCTACTTCAATGAGTATGTCTTGGGCAATGTCCAGTGAAAATATCCCTCAATCAATAAGTTCAGCTCTATTGACCTTGAGTGATAATAAATTTGTAATATTAATTATGATTAATTTAATCTTACTTTTCGTTGGAACGTTTATGGACATGACTCCGGCAGTTTTAATCTTTACCCCGATCTTTTTACCTGCAGTGGTAACTTTGGGTATTGACCCTGTTCATTTTGGAATCATGATGGTTTTGAATTTATGTATAGGAGTCTGTACGCCTCCTGTTGGCTCAGTGTTGTTTATTGGGGTGGGAGTAGCCAAAACTACCATCGCCAAGGTTTTCTTCCCTTTGCTCCCTTTCTTTGTAGCCATGTTATTAGGGCTTCTTATCATCACATTGGTGCCGGAGCTTACACTTTGGTTGCCTTCCGTGTTTGGATTGTAAACCATTATTTATTAAAATATTCTACTCCTCATCCATTGCGGTTGAGGAGTTTTTTTTGTCATAGTACCATGATAGGTTGTTCGCGATAGGTTTAATTTTTACCATGAATTATTTCTATCATTTAGTTTTTGATTAGTATTTGTTAAACCTGTAATAGGCAAAAGGCCTTCTTCTATCTGCTGAAATTGCTTCAAAATCAGTTGATTACTTGCTGATTTCAATTTTAAAATAGGGACTTTTTGCAAAAGTCTCCACATAGCAGATTTTTATTCGATTGCACGCAGTAAACAGACGATAGGTTCCCGAACCCTAAAGCATTACCCGGGTTCAATTTTCGCTTTCATCATCAAATATTTCTTCAATAGTGCAGCCAAATAGTTTGGCGATTCGGAAGGCAAGCGGCAGACTTGGATCAAATTTCCCCTTCTCAATGGCATTAATGGTTTGTCGAGAAACAGCCAGGCTGTCTGCGAGATCCGCTTGCGTCCAATTTTTTTGAGCACGGAGAACTTTTAAATTATTTTTCATTGGTAGCGCTTTTTCCCAATTGCAATTGCAATCATATAAGTGAGACTAATTGCAATGATTAGAAATGAAATTTCAGCATCGACCGGAATTAAATTGGTATTGTCCATCAAGTTAAATGAAATACCACCAAATACTCCTACACCCAAGGCAATACCCATGGCTTCCAATTGGATTTGCTTTTCCAATTCATCAAGGGATTTGAGAAAGCGAATGTTTGCCAATAACAAACCTCCGGCAAAAAATAAATTTACAGTAAAGCCTATCCAAGTATAAAGAGTATTTTCATTCCACAAAAATTGATGTCCAAAGGTTACCAAAGCGAGGGTTATCAACCATAACGCCGTCCATATTGCTAAATCTTTAGTAATCTGCTTGCGGTGGTTTTTCCAATTCTGAGTTTCCATATTTTATACATTTTGTAAAACAAACTTTACACAAAGATAAGTTAAGTATTCATAATGTCAAGTTTATTTTACATATTGTTTATGTAGCAATCGATTTCATTAAATTTTTATGAATCTGAAATTCCGTTGTGCAGAGATGGATAAACTTCGTGTAATATTATGAATTGGTAGTATTTTCCTTCATTTGCCATTGAAGTATTTGTAAAAAAAAGTAAATTGAAGGTTATTGACCTAAAATAATTTAAAAGTCTAAATAATATTCGGAATGTTAATGCTCATTTGGCGGGGTTGTTTTTATTTGTTACCTGCATTTTTTGTAATGCTAGTTTTTTCCGTATTACTTTCTTGTAACCAAGAAAGCAATCAAGCTTTACCTGCCCAAGTAGATTTTAATTTTCATATTAAACCAATCCTCGTGCAGAAATGCTACCTCTGCCACGGGCCTGATCCAAGTAGTAGAGAGGCAGGTCTTCGTTTAGACCTAAAAGAAGGTGCCACCATGCGCTTGGAAAGTGGTAATACTGCCATTGTACCTGCTGCTGTTCATCAAAGCGCTCTGATTGATCGGATTACAAGTGATGATCCCGAAGTGGTAATGCCGCCTCCCTCTTTAAAGCAAGATTTGTCTGATTATGAGGTGGCCCTTATTAAAAAATGGATAGAAGAAGGTGCTGAATATGAGCCTCATTGGGCTTTTATGCCTCCGGAGACGAACAAAAAAGTGGGAAAGGGTGACTTTAGTGAACAAATTGATGCCTTGATTAATGAAAAAATTGACGAAAAGGGCCTCGAGATAAGTGGTAAAGCAGATAAATACCAGTTGATACGAAGGTTGTCATTTGTTTTAACAGGCCTTCCCCCGGATATAGAAAGGGTGAAGCAGTTTGTAGTCGATGAGCGTCCGGAAGCTTATACAGCGTTGGTAGATGAATACCTTAATCATCCTGCATTTGGAGAAAAATGGGCCAGTCATTGGATGGATGTGGTGAGGTATGCAGAGACCAAAGGTCATGAGTTTGATTATCAAATTCAGGGAGCTTGGAGATTTAGGGATTATTTAATTCGGGCCTTTAATCAAGATGTTCCCTATGATCAATTACTGAAAGAACAGCTTATGGGAGATATTCTTTCACCTCCCCGAGAAAATCCCGTTTCAGGAGAAAATGAATCATCCTTAGGAACCATGTTTTTTACGATGAGTGAAGGAACCCATAGTCCGGTAGATATTAAAAAGGATGAGGCTGACCGGATAGACAATATGATAGATGTGGTAGGAAAAAGCTTTCAAGGTTTGACGGTGGCTTGTGCCAAATGTCACGACCATAAATTTGATCCTATACCTACTGCAGATTATTATGGACTTTATGGAATGCTAGGAAGTACCAGGTTCAGTCCTTTACCGGTAGGAAATGCCCAAATAAAATTTAATACGGTTTCAAAAGCCACTGAATTAAAGAGAAAAATTAAATCCTTGATGGCCAAAGAATGGGCTGTGCCTACGGATGTAGACAGTATACCAGTCCGGTTTGTAAATATTAAGACAGTACCGGAATCAGCTAAAACTGTAGATGTTATTGCTGATTTTAGAGGGTTAAATTTACAAGGTTGGAAAGCAGATGGTTTGGCTTTTGGAGCTAGTACTGCTTTAGGGGAACCAATATTTTCATCTACCTCAAAGACCTTAAAAGCCTTATCGCCGGGATTTGCCTCCAGTCAACAATTTGGCAGAGGGATTTGGGGAGCTTTGAGGTCCCCGGATTTTACAGTTGACAAGAATTTCATTGGTGTTAAAGCGAGGGGTAAAGGCGCAAGTATCCGTATCGTAATGGAAAATTTTCAATTGATAAGTTACCCTATTTATGGTGGTTTGGATCAAAAAGTGAATGATGAAGTTTGGCAAAACTATACTTTTGATCTAAGTGCCTGGAAAGGACGCAAGGTATATATTGAAATTCTACCCGGATCCTTTGTCAGACATCAATACATCCAGAAAGAGGATGCCTATATAGAGGCTGAATATGCAATTTCATTTAATGAAGTATGGCAAACGCCAGAATTAAATGATTCAGAAACTGAGGTTCCCTTTTCTCAAGCGGTTAAGCATTGGGTGAATGGGGAAAGCTCCGCAAAAGAAATTGCCTTTCTCAATGAGAAAATAACTAAAGGGAAGTTGAAAAAGGATTTTCCATCTGCACTGGCTTTAAAAATGGAGTGCGATTCCCTAGGAAGATTGGTAAAAGACAGTGTTTTTATTCAGGGAGTGACAGAGGGGTTTGGAGGAGAAAGTTCCATTTTTATCCGTGGAAATCATTCGGATCCTAGTAAAGAAAAGGTTCCTAGAATTTTCCTTTCAGGAATATTTGAATCCCAACAGCCTTATCGCGGAAAGGGGAGTGGCAGACAGCAGATGGTTGAAATGATGCTGGCTTCGGATAATCCGCTTACCTCTAGAGTAATGGTGAATAGAATTTGGCACCATGTTTTCGGCAAAGGTCTGGTAGAAACAGTGGATAATTTTGGTCTTCAAGGTAAGTTACCTACTCATCCGGAATTATTGGATTATTTGGCTCTGGCATTTGTCCAAAATTCATGGTCTATAAAGACCATGATAAAAAATATGGTGCTTACACAAGCTTTTCAAAGGAGTACTTACGTAGGTAGCATGGCCATGGATCCAGACAATTTATACCTGAGCCGTTATTCTATTAGGCGACTTGAGGCCGAAGGAATCAGGGATGCTGTTTTAAAAGCAGCGGGCACCTTGGATCGTACCATGTTTGGTAAGCCGGTACCTGTCCACTTGACTGACTTTATGCAAGGAAGGGGAAGACCAGGAGATTCTGGGCCATTAGATGGAAATGGAAGGAGGTCAGTTTATCTGGAAGTTAGAAGAAACTTTTTGGATCGCATGATGACGGCCTTTGACAGGCCTACTCCCTTTACTACTTTCGGAAAGCGAGATGTAACCAATGTACCTGCTCAATCTTTGTTTTTAATGAATGACCCATTTATTGCCGAACAGGCAAATCATATGGCGATTAAACTATTGAATAATAGGGATTTGATAAAAGATGAAGATAAGATTAATGATGCTTATTTGAGAGCTTTTGCAAGACTCCCTTCAGCTGATGAAATGAGTAAGGGATTGGCTTTTGTCAATAAAACCAAAATTCAGTTGTCAAGTCATGCACAAACAGATAAAGACCTAGATGTTTTGGCATGGAAAGAATATTGCCATGCTTTATTTAATATGAAATCATTTATTTATTTAATGTAAACCCATGAATTATCACAAGCCTTTTCTTAATAAGTCCTTAAGCAGGAGGGAGATGTTGAAAATAAGTAGCTGTGGATTTGGATCTTTGGCACTCATGGGGATGATGGGGAGCTTAGGTAGTGCTTGTAAATCTACAGATCCAGAGTCACAAGCCTTGCTGAGTCAGTTGGCCAAAGCACCCAATTTCCTTCCAAAGGCTAAAAATGTGATCTTTTTGTACATGGATGGAGGGGTCTCTCAAGTTGATTCATTTGATCCCAAACCCCGCCTTACTAAAGAAAATGGGATGGATCCTAAATTCAAGATAGATGCCACTCAGTTTAATAACAATGGTAAAATTCTTAAAAGCCCTTGGGAATTTAAGCAGTATGGTGAATCCGGTTTAGCTGTAAGTGAATTGTTTCCCCATATAGCCGGTTGTGCGGATGATTTGGCTTTGATCCGATCCATGGTTTCAGATTTTCCGGAACATACCAATGCCAATTATTTTCTTCATACAGGAAGTGGTTTGCAAGGGAGGCCCAGTATGGGGGCTTGGGTTAATTACGGTTTGGGGACAGAAAACAGCAACTTGCCGGGGTATGTGGTGTTGGATGGAGGCTTAATACCACCGGGCGGAGTTGATAATTTTAAAAATGGATTTTTGCCTGCAGACTATCAAGCATCTATTATGAAAACAGGCCATACACCAGTGGCGAATATCAAGCCTGATAGTATCTCAGCAAAATATCAAAAGCAAAAGTTGGACTTTATACATGAAATGGATGCCCAAGAGGAGGGGAGTTCAAGTGAAATTGAGGCTGCAATAAAAAATTATGAATTGGCTTATCATATGCAGTCTTCAGTACCCGAATTGACAGAATTTTCTGCAGAAAGTAAGGCCACACAAAAATTATACGGACTATTCGATGAAGATTTGAATACGAGGAATTATGGTGCCCAATGTTTAATGGCGAGAAGACTGGTGGAAAGAGGTGTTCGGTTTGTGGAGCTCACCTGTCCTTATATGAGTGGGATTGATCGATGGGATCAGCATCATAGCCTTAAGGATGGGCATGAACGAAATGCTCATGCTGTAGATCAGCCTATTGCAGGATTACTAAAAGATCTAAAATCCAGAGGGCTATTGGAAGAAACTTTGGTAGTCTGGACAGGAGAATTTGGGCGAACCCCTTTTGCTCAAGGTGCTGATGGGAGGGATCATAACCCCTCTGCTTTTAGTATGTGGATGGCTGGTGCCGGAATAAAAAAAGGTGCTATTTATGGCCAAACAGATGAATATGGATATAGAGTAATAGAAAATCCAGTTACCATTCACGATCTTCACGCCACCATACTATCATTGTTGGGAGTAGACCATAAACAATTAACCTATCATTTTGGGGGAAGAGACTTTCGATTAACTGATGTTCATGGAAATGTGGTGAAAGACATTCTGGCCTAAGTAGGGCAGTAACTTATCGGTTTCAATTTTCATGCATCTTAAAACTCAATGAAAATCAATTTTCCTAATAATTACTTTAGCCTTTCCATTTATGTTATTGAATAAATTGATTCCATATATTTTTTTTGCCATCCTCCTGTTTGTCACCCAAGAGCTACGCAGCCAAGAAGTGTTAATGAATCCCTTAAGAGTAGGGACCGCAAACAAACTGAATTTTGCCAATAGAACGGCTCATATCCCAACAATAGAAAGTGATTTCCCGGGAGGGAATGTTATTATTGAAAAGATTTTAGGCGATACCATTTTTTTTAAACCTGATCTCAGAGATACCCCAAGAGAATGGTTTTACTGGTGTTTTTCTGTTAAAAACACGTCCAATAAAAAATGGTTTTTTAAAACTACCAAGCCTAATGTTTTGAGCAATATGGGAGCTGCTTACAGCACAGATGGCGGTTATAATTGGCATTGGATTGATCAGGAAAATCACCTTGGGTCGGATCTTTTTAGTTATAGTTTTTCGGGAGATGGGAAACCTGTTATGTTAAGTATGGGGATGGCTTATACCCAAAAAAACTTTGATAAGTTTATGATGAAGTACAATTCTTCCAAATACATTAAAAATGCTGTACTCAGTACCACGCGTGGAGGAAGAGAAGTGGAACAGCTACTGATAAGCGATTTTGGAGTTAAGCCAAAGTTTAAGGTATTGTTTACAGCTAGAGCACATGCCGGAGAAATGATGAGCAATTACATTATAGAAGGGATGATTGATGCATTACATTCTGAAGATCCTTTGATGAAAAAACTTTTAGAAAAGGCTGAAATAATGATAATCCCTTTTTTAGATAAGGATGGAGTTGAACAAGGGGATCAAGGTAAGTACCGCAGTCCCAGAGATCATAATCGAGATTATTCAGGAAAAAGCCTTTATACAAGTACAAGGGCAATACGGGAGGAGATTCCGAAATGGTTGGCAGGTTTACCATGGATAGGGATCGATCTCCACAATCCTTGGATTAAGGGAGAAAACAATGAATGGGTTTATTTTGTAGGGAATGAAGACGAGCGAATAGCTGCGGCCCAAGAGAACTTCGTTAAGACGCTGATTCAAGTTCAGAGAGGGCCATTAAAAATGGATAGCAAAACAGGTTTCCTTGCTTTTGGTACAGCTTGGAATAAGGGGAGCAATTATGAACAAGGCTACTCTTTCAGTAAATGGGCATCAGGATTTTTAGATGAGGGATTGATTATGACCGGCACATTGGAGTTTCCTTTCGGGATCAATAATGGTCAAGTAGTGACCCAAGAAAAAGCCCGTCTATTTGGGAAAGATTTGATAATTGGTCTTTCGGAGTATTTGGATTTTTAGCCAATCAATAGGGCTATGTATTAGTAAGCCATTATCGAGATTCAATTCTTTTTAGTCTTTCTAGCCTCAGTATTTTTATACCATTTTAGTGATTGATCTCCCGTTAACCTGCTTGCCAAATGGTGTAAATTTACTTCTAAGTGGCTACATATATGCAATGATTTATTTTTTTTAAATCCTTACCTAAAAGCTATTGTGATGTGATTTCAATATGGGTGGACTTTTAATTTTGGTTTGGTGTCATTTGTAATCGTAGTAAGAAGTAAATCTCATGTTTCTAGCCTGTAATTTTTTGCAAAGAAAACAGTTTTTCAAGTAACTGTAAATTGTTGTTAATCAATTTTTTGTCGGGGTTTGCTGTGATCTGATTTTTATTGAAAGTCTTCCAAAATATAGATTTTTTAACCTTTTAGTTTTATTGATTAAATGGCTATACCAGTTATTAATTTATTTATGAGTATCAAAAATAATGATAGTATTAATTTATTGATAAATATTATAACTAGATTTTGAAATGAATAAATATTAACTATATTTAACTTTCTTTTTTAAAATAATGAAATATATGTGATGTCTTAATGTAAAAAATTAAAATTAAAATAAGAAAGGAGGTAAAATATGAGGTAATTTATTCTGTTTTAATTTAAATAATTTTTGGTAGAGTCAAGAATTATTTAGTTGAGTAATATTTAAAAAGTGTTTTTTTAATAAAAATTCAATTATTTGTTAAATATTTTACAATTATTAAAATTTTCAATATGTATAAAAGTAGAATTATCCTACTATTATTGTTGATGTTGCCAATTTGCACGTTAATGGCTCAACAGCGTAGTATCACGGGAAAAGTTACTGATGAATCGGGTGAGCCCATCCCTTCTGTATTGGTGTTAATCAAAGGGTCAACTGCTGGAACTACTACTGATCTTGATGGGACATATAGTATTTCAGTGCCCGGAG of the Cyclobacterium marinum DSM 745 genome contains:
- a CDS encoding UxaA family hydrolase, which encodes MVHKVLRIHPDDNVLVALTDLKKGEIIQFENNEITLKNSVSAKHKFTITDLDQGDQVYMYGIIVGKALSPIASGEVITTTNLAHQTATYTGKRKDFKWNAPDVSKWKNRTFDGYHRPDGQVGTANYWLVVPLVFCENRNVEIMKQAFVEELGFAKPNPYKSFVKQMKQLYLEGDKEGLKQVGVETLEQVGEDKLFKNIDGIKFLTHNGGCGGTRQDSEALCALIAGYINNPNVAGATILSLGCQNAQPAILKEKLANIDPDFKKPVIILEQQEEGTEPQLLTKAIQSTFLAMTEADQLERKPAPLSQLTIGLECGGSDGFSGISANPSLGQVSDIMAALGGKTILSEFPELCGVEQELINRCTTDENAEKFVRLMRAYAASAEAVGSGFDMNPSPGNIKDGLITDAIKSAGAAKKGGTSPIVDILDYTEIVTKPGLSLLCSPGNDVESTTAMAGSGANIILFTTGLGTPTGNPITPVIKVSSNHKLSEKMADIIDVNTGGIISGEKTIPEMGDELLEYIIQVASGTNKAKAVLLNQDDFIPWKRGVSL
- a CDS encoding TRAP transporter substrate-binding protein, with protein sequence MLKLKKTNFPIYLSMLLLAALLVSCSKPGGVRVLKLGHGLDTSHPVHAAMLYLAEKAEEKSNGEMIVQVYPNQQLGTERELVELLQIGSLAMTKVSTAAMEGFAPEIKILGQPYLFKDDAQQARVLEGPIGKQLLAAGEKYWLKGLCFYDGGKRSFYTKDKPVMVPQDIEGLKIRVMESPTAVNMVQSFGGSPTPVSFGELYTALQQGIVDGAENNPPSFVTSRHYEVCKYYSLNEHTAIPDMMIVSTKVWDLLSEEEKTWLQEAADESAVYQYKLWEESVAESMKILEEAGVEVLHPDKEPFRKEAEKVYELMEETDPEMYKLVQEIRKY
- a CDS encoding TRAP transporter small permease, producing the protein MVSFKSKLDKVVGVMLMVIMAVMVMNVTWQVFSRYVIQSPSSFTDELSRYLLVWLGMLGAAYVAGQGNHLAIDILPTKLTGEAKRKLLMVINVVIILFVIPVMIMGGTNLVYITFILEQKSATLQLPLAYVYMMIPFSGLLVLFYQLVDLKILMNQKNSQNS
- a CDS encoding TRAP transporter large permease, translating into MEEYLSILILIVSFIILMGIGVPVAWALGFSSFLTLTVTIASVPSATTIAQRMGVGLDSFALLAIPFFILAGEIMNKGGIANRLIDLAKAMTGRLPGGLLYVNVIAAMLFGAIAGSAAAAASAIGGILGPRMEKEGYPRELGASVNITASTTGLIIPPSNVLIVYSLASGGVSIAALFIAGYIPGLLIGMFLMITAAIFIKKHKLKPGEPTSVKELASKFLAAFPSLMLLVVVIGGIVIGVFTATEASAIAVVYTLVLSFIYGEIKLSNLPAILLKSSETTAIVMLLIATSMSMSWAMSSENIPQSISSALLTLSDNKFVILIMINLILLFVGTFMDMTPAVLIFTPIFLPAVVTLGIDPVHFGIMMVLNLCIGVCTPPVGSVLFIGVGVAKTTIAKVFFPLLPFFVAMLLGLLIITLVPELTLWLPSVFGL
- a CDS encoding helix-turn-helix transcriptional regulator, which encodes MKNNLKVLRAQKNWTQADLADSLAVSRQTINAIEKGKFDPSLPLAFRIAKLFGCTIEEIFDDESEN
- a CDS encoding PSD1 and planctomycete cytochrome C domain-containing protein — protein: MLVFSVLLSCNQESNQALPAQVDFNFHIKPILVQKCYLCHGPDPSSREAGLRLDLKEGATMRLESGNTAIVPAAVHQSALIDRITSDDPEVVMPPPSLKQDLSDYEVALIKKWIEEGAEYEPHWAFMPPETNKKVGKGDFSEQIDALINEKIDEKGLEISGKADKYQLIRRLSFVLTGLPPDIERVKQFVVDERPEAYTALVDEYLNHPAFGEKWASHWMDVVRYAETKGHEFDYQIQGAWRFRDYLIRAFNQDVPYDQLLKEQLMGDILSPPRENPVSGENESSLGTMFFTMSEGTHSPVDIKKDEADRIDNMIDVVGKSFQGLTVACAKCHDHKFDPIPTADYYGLYGMLGSTRFSPLPVGNAQIKFNTVSKATELKRKIKSLMAKEWAVPTDVDSIPVRFVNIKTVPESAKTVDVIADFRGLNLQGWKADGLAFGASTALGEPIFSSTSKTLKALSPGFASSQQFGRGIWGALRSPDFTVDKNFIGVKARGKGASIRIVMENFQLISYPIYGGLDQKVNDEVWQNYTFDLSAWKGRKVYIEILPGSFVRHQYIQKEDAYIEAEYAISFNEVWQTPELNDSETEVPFSQAVKHWVNGESSAKEIAFLNEKITKGKLKKDFPSALALKMECDSLGRLVKDSVFIQGVTEGFGGESSIFIRGNHSDPSKEKVPRIFLSGIFESQQPYRGKGSGRQQMVEMMLASDNPLTSRVMVNRIWHHVFGKGLVETVDNFGLQGKLPTHPELLDYLALAFVQNSWSIKTMIKNMVLTQAFQRSTYVGSMAMDPDNLYLSRYSIRRLEAEGIRDAVLKAAGTLDRTMFGKPVPVHLTDFMQGRGRPGDSGPLDGNGRRSVYLEVRRNFLDRMMTAFDRPTPFTTFGKRDVTNVPAQSLFLMNDPFIAEQANHMAIKLLNNRDLIKDEDKINDAYLRAFARLPSADEMSKGLAFVNKTKIQLSSHAQTDKDLDVLAWKEYCHALFNMKSFIYLM